The following are encoded together in the Cervus elaphus chromosome 23, mCerEla1.1, whole genome shotgun sequence genome:
- the LOC122681698 gene encoding S-acyl fatty acid synthase thioesterase, medium chain-like isoform X4 — MESRDKAETIRNEKVVNCLYQNRNALFRLVCFPWGGGGSNFFAKWGQDIPNSVEVHAIRLAGRESRLDEPFASDMHQVVDEIACALLPIIQGENFAFFGHSMGSYIAFFTALHLKEKYNLEPEHLFVSSASPPHARLPFLKDDMCVEQIAFLLKEMGGIRDDFVGDEEQSQESFTKVLADLHILKDVILERCNQWKF; from the exons ATGGAGAGCAGAGACAAAGCTGAGACAATCAG GAATGAAAAAGTTGTGAACTGCTTATACCAGAATCGTAATGCACTTTTTAGGCTGGTTTGCTTTCCTTGGGGAGGAGGTGGCTCCAATTTCTTTGCCAAATGGGGCCAAGATATTCCTAATTCCGTGGAAG TGCATGCCATACGGCTTGCTGGGAGAGAAAGTCGGCTTGACGAACCTTTTGCAAGTGACATGCATCAGGTGGTTGATGAAATTGCCTGTGCCCTACTGCCGATCATCCAGGgtgaaaattttgcattttttggcCACAG TATGGGATCTTATATTGCTTTTTTTACTGCACtacatctgaaagaaaaatataatctagaaccagaacatttatttgtgtcaAGTGCAAGCCCTCCTCAT GCCCGACTTCCTTTCCTCAAAGATGATATGTGTGTCGAACAAATTGCCTTTTTACTGAAGGAAATGGGAGGCATTCGTGACGATTTTGTTGGTGATGAGGAACAGAGTCAAGAATCCTTTACCAAAGTGTTAGCAGATCTTCACATTTTGAAAGATGTCAT
- the LOC122681698 gene encoding S-acyl fatty acid synthase thioesterase, medium chain-like isoform X5, which yields MESRDKAETIRNEKVVNCLYQNRNALFRLVCFPWGGGGSNFFAKWGQDIPNSVEVHAIRLAGRESRLDEPFASDMHQVVDEIACALLPIIQGENFAFFGHSMGSYIAFFTALHLKEKYNLEPEHLFVSSASPPHEMGGIRDDFVGDEEQSQESFTKVLADLHILKDVILERCNQWKF from the exons ATGGAGAGCAGAGACAAAGCTGAGACAATCAG GAATGAAAAAGTTGTGAACTGCTTATACCAGAATCGTAATGCACTTTTTAGGCTGGTTTGCTTTCCTTGGGGAGGAGGTGGCTCCAATTTCTTTGCCAAATGGGGCCAAGATATTCCTAATTCCGTGGAAG TGCATGCCATACGGCTTGCTGGGAGAGAAAGTCGGCTTGACGAACCTTTTGCAAGTGACATGCATCAGGTGGTTGATGAAATTGCCTGTGCCCTACTGCCGATCATCCAGGgtgaaaattttgcattttttggcCACAG TATGGGATCTTATATTGCTTTTTTTACTGCACtacatctgaaagaaaaatataatctagaaccagaacatttatttgtgtcaAGTGCAAGCCCTCCTCAT GAAATGGGAGGCATTCGTGACGATTTTGTTGGTGATGAGGAACAGAGTCAAGAATCCTTTACCAAAGTGTTAGCAGATCTTCACATTTTGAAAGATGTCAT